One genomic window of Geoanaerobacter pelophilus includes the following:
- a CDS encoding GTP-binding protein produces the protein MALVNHAKREINAKIVLCGPAGAGKATLLKAICSRLPIMNRGQLRSMSLQQDKMLFFDFTHALGGDTDKYALRLHVYTITGEVTQASAWKMVLKGVDGVAFVADSSVSRQDANRQACEQMQAALSVNGKQLEDMPAVVICSKQDLPESLPLDQLDLGLQLDVLPVFPVDSLSADAVLDPLCELLEGVIANLEGVGLSLQPAARGLCELSPARAEKMSVDLVAEPSAPVKPLSEMARPLDDESPVLSFAGAPTISTDGILSIGLNVTCCGKSSKASLKISIHGY, from the coding sequence ATGGCACTCGTAAATCATGCCAAACGCGAAATTAATGCGAAAATAGTATTGTGCGGACCGGCAGGCGCCGGCAAGGCCACTCTCTTAAAGGCTATCTGTTCCAGATTGCCGATAATGAATCGTGGTCAACTGCGAAGTATGTCGCTCCAACAGGATAAGATGCTGTTTTTCGATTTTACCCATGCGCTAGGTGGAGATACCGATAAATATGCGCTTCGTCTCCATGTCTACACCATTACCGGTGAGGTAACTCAGGCCAGCGCCTGGAAAATGGTGCTAAAGGGAGTAGACGGCGTTGCCTTTGTCGCTGATTCAAGCGTATCCCGTCAGGATGCCAATAGACAGGCATGTGAACAGATGCAGGCTGCACTTAGTGTTAATGGCAAACAGCTTGAGGATATGCCTGCTGTCGTTATCTGCTCTAAACAGGATCTTCCTGAGTCATTGCCCCTGGATCAACTAGATCTTGGGTTGCAGCTTGATGTTCTACCGGTCTTCCCTGTTGATTCGCTCTCCGCTGATGCCGTACTTGATCCGCTGTGTGAACTCCTGGAGGGGGTCATTGCCAACCTAGAAGGTGTCGGCCTCTCCCTGCAACCGGCAGCAAGGGGACTTTGCGAGCTTTCCCCCGCAAGAGCTGAAAAAATGTCAGTCGATCTTGTTGCTGAGCCATCGGCCCCAGTTAAGCCGCTGAGCGAGATGGCCCGGCCATTGGATGATGAGTCTCCTGTCCTTTCATTTGCCGGCGCTCCGACGATTTCTACCGACGGGATTTTGTCGATCGGTTTGAATGTTACCTGCTGCGGAAAGTCATCCAAAGCCTCCTTAAAAATTTCGATTCATGGCTATTGA
- a CDS encoding SPOR domain-containing protein: MKNDIGPTTRNRRNGEVGASQNLLLGILAALIALLGYLYFFTGVIKERDVQQKSLPTAVQKVKQPIPPRPAAEDSKMAVVPSTQDIKKAVPAPAAIPAKPQASPPPLPPKAATPPAKPVADQQKKVPPPVQSPAKPEKPASAQAQPPLKKAVGTDESSKKAAVKPTAVTSPIEASYQILVSGILAQDKAQAVVAELKKGKAEKIVKKQISEEKSMKRLFVGEFDDSQSAYSELEKIKKISAGAFLLPVAGKYELYAGSYDQENRAEGEIKRLAGQGLNATLKKAKVKMSVIGIAAVARDKKQADEIVTRLRKLKVAVEAKKVAK; this comes from the coding sequence ATGAAGAATGATATTGGGCCGACGACCCGCAATCGACGCAACGGAGAAGTTGGCGCCAGCCAGAACCTGCTTCTGGGAATACTGGCTGCCCTTATCGCACTCCTGGGTTATCTTTATTTTTTTACAGGAGTGATCAAGGAGCGTGATGTTCAGCAGAAATCGTTGCCAACAGCGGTTCAGAAAGTAAAACAGCCAATTCCTCCAAGGCCTGCTGCCGAAGACAGCAAGATGGCGGTGGTGCCGTCGACTCAAGACATTAAAAAAGCAGTTCCCGCACCCGCGGCTATTCCTGCTAAACCGCAGGCTTCTCCGCCACCGCTGCCGCCAAAGGCTGCAACTCCTCCGGCAAAGCCTGTAGCTGACCAGCAGAAGAAGGTTCCGCCACCGGTCCAGAGTCCGGCAAAGCCGGAAAAACCGGCAAGCGCACAAGCTCAACCGCCTTTGAAGAAAGCCGTTGGCACTGATGAGAGTTCTAAAAAAGCAGCTGTCAAGCCGACGGCTGTTACTTCCCCGATTGAGGCTAGTTACCAGATACTGGTATCCGGGATCTTAGCCCAGGACAAGGCTCAGGCTGTTGTTGCCGAGTTGAAAAAGGGGAAAGCAGAGAAGATTGTAAAGAAGCAGATATCAGAAGAGAAGTCAATGAAGCGCCTCTTTGTCGGTGAGTTTGATGACAGTCAATCGGCATACTCAGAGCTTGAGAAAATAAAGAAAATCTCTGCAGGCGCATTTCTCCTCCCTGTTGCCGGTAAGTATGAGCTTTATGCCGGATCCTACGATCAGGAGAACAGGGCCGAGGGCGAAATAAAGAGACTTGCCGGCCAAGGCCTAAATGCAACCCTTAAAAAGGCAAAGGTGAAGATGTCGGTAATCGGTATTGCTGCTGTGGCCCGGGATAAGAAGCAGGCTGATGAAATAGTAACACGGCTTCGTAAGCTAAAAGTTGCCGTAGAAGCTAAGAAGGTTGCCAAATAA